Proteins from a genomic interval of uncultured Methanocorpusculum sp.:
- the prf1 gene encoding peptide chain release factor aRF-1, giving the protein MAEEHSQHEIEKDEARKRYEFKKSLERLEEKEGSGTELISLYIPPDKQIYDVTAQLRDEYGQCANIKSKQTRSNVQSALSSILARLKYFKTPPENGMAIFCGAINVGGDKTDLESIIVEPPEKIQTYSYRCSSTFELDPLKAMLDDKYVYGLLVIDRREAYWGFLRGTHIEPINGTNSTVPGKQRKGGQSSVRFERLRLIAIHDFYSKVGERASAAFLAEPNFFEKFKGVLIGGPMPTKEEFASGDFLHHEVKKRIIGLFDASYTNEFGLRELVDNAQDALRGVGIMDEKAEMSRFFKELIKENGAAAYGEDSVRLNLEVGAVDTLLLSEKLRKARLTIKCGNCDYEEIKTMQIEAGKKFKDLPFGHCPKCQSSLFLAKEADIIDELTELADASNTRVEIISEDFEEGAMLYSAFGGIAAVLRYPTGM; this is encoded by the coding sequence ATGGCAGAGGAACATTCCCAGCACGAAATCGAAAAGGACGAAGCAAGAAAGCGATACGAGTTCAAAAAATCACTGGAACGACTGGAGGAGAAAGAGGGGTCGGGAACAGAACTGATCTCACTCTATATCCCTCCGGATAAGCAGATATACGATGTAACTGCCCAGCTTCGCGATGAATACGGTCAGTGCGCGAACATTAAAAGCAAACAGACACGTTCAAATGTTCAAAGCGCTCTCTCTTCAATTCTTGCACGCCTGAAATACTTCAAAACTCCGCCGGAAAACGGCATGGCGATTTTCTGCGGAGCGATCAACGTAGGTGGCGACAAAACTGATCTGGAGTCCATCATTGTCGAACCTCCGGAAAAGATCCAGACCTACAGTTACCGGTGCAGTTCTACCTTCGAACTTGACCCCCTCAAGGCGATGCTTGATGACAAATATGTATATGGACTCCTCGTCATCGACCGTCGTGAAGCTTACTGGGGCTTCCTTCGGGGCACACATATCGAGCCTATCAACGGAACAAACTCCACCGTTCCCGGAAAGCAAAGGAAAGGTGGTCAGTCCAGTGTCCGTTTCGAACGGCTCAGACTGATTGCAATTCATGATTTCTACAGCAAAGTCGGTGAACGCGCATCTGCGGCGTTCCTTGCCGAACCCAACTTCTTTGAAAAGTTCAAGGGAGTTTTGATCGGCGGTCCTATGCCCACGAAAGAAGAGTTCGCTTCCGGTGATTTCCTTCATCACGAAGTCAAGAAACGGATCATTGGTCTCTTTGATGCCTCCTACACCAATGAATTTGGTCTTCGCGAACTGGTGGACAATGCGCAGGACGCTCTTCGCGGCGTCGGCATCATGGATGAAAAAGCAGAGATGTCCCGATTCTTCAAAGAACTCATTAAAGAAAACGGGGCGGCTGCTTATGGAGAAGACAGTGTCCGTCTCAACCTGGAGGTGGGCGCAGTTGACACGCTCCTCCTCTCGGAAAAACTGAGAAAAGCACGGCTCACCATCAAATGTGGGAACTGTGACTACGAAGAAATCAAAACCATGCAGATTGAAGCAGGGAAAAAGTTCAAAGATCTGCCGTTCGGCCACTGTCCGAAGTGTCAGTCCTCACTCTTCCTTGCCAAGGAAGCTGATATCATCGATGAACTGACCGAGCTTGCCGATGCGTCAAACACCAGAGTAGAAATCATTTCGGAAGATTTCGAGGAAGGAGCCATGCTTTACTCCGCATTCGGCGGTATCGCAGCCGTCCTTCGATATCCAACGGGGATGTAA
- the argS gene encoding arginine--tRNA ligase: protein MYREYIEKTIDLLREATGLDDVMITDGGEHADLASTVSFALAKTQRKNPAVIAGELVAVLSAKPEAKGIEISAKGPYINFVFGGDYVAESVRAARSADYGTLPVRNEKVIIEHTSANPNGPLHVGHIRNTVIGDTLVRAFRKAGYPVEAQYYLNDMGRQIAIVAWGVQNLHYDRIPGEKGDEYIVRHYVEANKIAKAKPEIEPEFDLLMEKIEAGDPETVKLFHDSVDICADGIKETLSSMNVVHDKFVRETTFLWNGSMQDVLNRIEKLPTVHHEGQMMYLDLSEEGFGNKYVLRRSNGTSVYAARDLAFHLWKNAQCDRSIDVLGADHKLIGAQLQTTLRLIGERPPEIVHFEFVSLPEGSMTTRGGVFITADELIAETKKRAMEEVTVRRPELGEEERKKIANAVAVGAVRYDIVKVSAEKSTVFDWKEALDFERQSAPYIQYAHARACSILEKANAEGGFEECYTYADPYELALAKHITRFPYVLEKVVSELRPHLLATYVRDLADLFNSFYRFAPVLNAEGNIRDARLTLVDACRNTLFQALGVLGIEALESM from the coding sequence ATGTATCGTGAATATATTGAGAAAACAATCGATCTGCTTCGAGAAGCAACAGGTCTAGATGATGTTATGATCACGGATGGGGGAGAGCATGCGGATCTTGCCTCCACCGTTTCGTTTGCGCTTGCAAAAACCCAGAGAAAGAATCCTGCCGTGATTGCCGGAGAACTCGTCGCCGTGCTTTCGGCAAAACCTGAGGCGAAAGGTATCGAGATCTCTGCGAAAGGACCTTACATCAACTTCGTCTTTGGTGGGGACTATGTCGCTGAATCCGTCCGTGCGGCACGCAGTGCTGACTACGGAACTCTCCCGGTGAGAAACGAAAAGGTCATCATCGAACACACCAGCGCAAATCCGAATGGACCTCTGCACGTGGGTCACATCAGAAATACTGTGATCGGCGACACGCTCGTTCGTGCATTCCGGAAAGCCGGTTACCCGGTCGAGGCACAATATTATTTGAACGACATGGGTCGTCAGATCGCGATCGTTGCTTGGGGCGTTCAAAATCTTCATTACGATCGGATCCCCGGAGAAAAGGGTGACGAGTATATCGTTCGCCATTACGTCGAGGCAAACAAAATCGCGAAGGCAAAACCCGAGATTGAGCCCGAGTTCGATCTGCTGATGGAAAAAATCGAAGCCGGTGATCCCGAAACCGTGAAACTTTTCCACGACTCAGTCGACATCTGCGCAGATGGCATCAAGGAAACCTTGTCTTCGATGAACGTAGTCCATGATAAGTTCGTGCGTGAGACAACCTTCCTTTGGAACGGCTCAATGCAGGACGTTCTCAACAGAATTGAAAAACTTCCAACCGTCCATCACGAGGGACAGATGATGTACCTCGATCTTTCCGAAGAAGGGTTTGGGAACAAATACGTTCTTCGGCGAAGTAACGGGACCTCGGTGTATGCGGCGCGCGACCTTGCGTTCCATCTCTGGAAAAATGCTCAGTGCGACAGAAGCATCGATGTTCTCGGCGCCGACCACAAACTGATCGGAGCTCAGCTTCAGACAACGCTAAGACTTATCGGCGAGCGCCCGCCGGAGATTGTTCACTTCGAGTTCGTCTCTCTTCCGGAAGGTTCCATGACGACCAGAGGTGGCGTTTTCATCACGGCCGATGAGTTGATCGCCGAAACGAAGAAGCGTGCGATGGAAGAAGTCACCGTCCGCCGGCCGGAACTTGGCGAAGAAGAACGGAAAAAAATCGCCAATGCCGTGGCCGTTGGTGCGGTCCGTTATGATATCGTGAAGGTTTCTGCAGAGAAATCAACCGTCTTCGACTGGAAGGAAGCTTTGGATTTCGAACGTCAGAGCGCCCCGTATATCCAGTATGCCCATGCCCGGGCCTGCTCGATCCTGGAAAAAGCGAATGCCGAAGGTGGGTTTGAAGAATGTTATACGTATGCCGATCCCTATGAACTCGCTCTGGCAAAACACATCACCCGGTTCCCGTATGTGCTGGAAAAAGTCGTGTCCGAACTTCGCCCGCATCTTCTTGCAACCTACGTTCGTGACCTCGCGGATCTTTTCAACTCCTTCTACCGGTTCGCCCCGGTTCTGAATGCGGAAGGAAACATTCGCGATGCACGGCTCACTCTCGTGGATGCCTGCAGGAATACCCTCTTTCAGGCTCTCGGCGTCCTCGGAATCGAGGCTCTGGAAAGTATGTAA